From a region of the Gemmatimonadaceae bacterium genome:
- a CDS encoding N-acetylmuramoyl-L-alanine amidase: protein MEGPVAVKVQFPSPNEAISVRDSNFIFGSVGNGHAELTINGTPVPVAPNGAFLAFLPVPPPTAPRYELVARTPTDSSRAVVRVRVPPPRPDLSTPTGRLAIDSSSVSPRGGYRALRDEELVRVSVRASPDADASVVTNGMNQPLVYLGGNLYATDVRAVDLRNGGQLVVSRGSEMIRMELAKIYEPRPAHYVMLGDTIAQRDTDAYVIGRPTPGGTYKWMFVPGTIVLETGRVGDNVRVRLDSQLEVWVDSENVKSLMPGYPAPHRTIGPMSVVPSAEWVDLVLPISSAPPFLVEQDTRHVSLTLYGTQASPETIKYLQNEPFIRVINWVPVGSDRIRLDIELSRPPYGYLVLFDPRGFVLRLRRPPRISAARPLEGLTITVDPGHPPGGALGPTGLTEAVAVLPVSFKLRDILESRGAHVVMTRTTMDPVDLHLRSVIARRANSAALVSIHLNAFGDGVDPFPNVGTSTLFFHPQTEPLARLVQSGMESEMGLRDLGVHYQNIAIGRTTWMPSLICEGAFLMIPEQENALKTPEFQERYARGVADGIEAYFRSIAQ, encoded by the coding sequence CCGCGACTCCAACTTCATTTTCGGCTCCGTCGGCAACGGCCACGCCGAGCTGACAATAAATGGGACGCCCGTTCCGGTGGCACCAAATGGTGCTTTCCTGGCGTTCCTCCCGGTGCCTCCGCCGACTGCCCCGCGTTACGAGCTTGTCGCGCGCACGCCGACGGACAGCTCGCGTGCCGTGGTGCGCGTGCGTGTTCCACCCCCTCGTCCGGACCTCTCGACCCCCACTGGTCGCCTCGCGATCGATTCGTCGAGCGTCTCACCGCGCGGCGGCTATCGCGCGTTGCGCGACGAGGAGCTCGTTCGCGTGAGCGTGCGCGCCTCGCCCGACGCTGACGCGTCGGTAGTCACGAATGGAATGAATCAGCCGCTCGTCTACCTCGGCGGAAATCTTTACGCGACCGACGTGCGTGCGGTCGATCTGCGGAACGGCGGTCAGCTGGTCGTTTCCCGCGGCAGCGAGATGATTCGCATGGAGCTCGCGAAGATCTACGAGCCGCGCCCGGCACATTACGTGATGCTCGGCGACACGATCGCCCAGCGCGACACCGACGCCTACGTCATCGGCCGGCCGACGCCCGGCGGCACATACAAATGGATGTTCGTGCCGGGCACGATCGTGCTCGAGACGGGTCGCGTCGGCGACAACGTCCGTGTGCGGCTCGATTCTCAGCTCGAGGTTTGGGTGGACTCGGAGAACGTGAAGTCGCTCATGCCCGGATATCCCGCCCCGCATCGCACCATCGGCCCCATGTCCGTCGTCCCCTCGGCCGAGTGGGTCGATCTCGTGCTGCCGATTTCATCGGCGCCCCCGTTTTTGGTGGAGCAGGACACGCGGCACGTGTCGTTGACGCTCTATGGGACGCAGGCGTCGCCGGAGACGATCAAGTATCTCCAGAACGAGCCGTTCATCCGCGTCATCAACTGGGTGCCCGTCGGCTCGGATCGAATTCGGCTCGACATCGAGCTCTCGCGTCCTCCCTACGGCTATCTGGTGCTCTTCGATCCGCGCGGTTTCGTTCTGCGTTTGAGACGGCCGCCGCGCATTTCCGCGGCGCGGCCGCTCGAGGGACTCACCATCACCGTCGATCCGGGACACCCGCCCGGCGGCGCGCTCGGTCCCACCGGCCTGACCGAAGCCGTGGCGGTCCTGCCCGTTTCGTTCAAGTTGCGCGACATCCTCGAGTCGCGCGGCGCCCACGTCGTCATGACGCGGACGACGATGGATCCCGTCGACCTCCATCTCCGCTCGGTCATCGCGCGGCGCGCGAACTCCGCGGCCCTCGTCTCGATTCATCTCAACGCGTTCGGCGACGGCGTCGATCCCTTCCCGAACGTCGGCACGAGCACTCTCTTCTTCCATCCCCAGACCGAACCGCTCGCGCGACTCGTGCAGTCCGGCATGGAATCCGAGATGGGCCTCCGCGACCTCGGCGTCCACTACCAGAACATCGCGATTGGTCGCACGACCTGGATGCCCTCGCTCATTTGCGAAGGAGCGTTCTTGATGATTCCTGAACAAGAGAACGCACTCAAGACGCCGGAATTTCAAGAACGCTACGCTCGCGGGGTCGCCGACGGGATTGAGGCGTATTTCAGGTCCATCGCGCAGTGA